A region from the Muribaculum gordoncarteri genome encodes:
- a CDS encoding bifunctional 4-hydroxy-2-oxoglutarate aldolase/2-dehydro-3-deoxy-phosphogluconate aldolase encodes MARFDKIDVLAKMRITGIVPVFYHSNPEIAKQVVKACYDGGVRAFEFTNRGDFAHEVFAEVVKYAAKECPELAVGVGSVVDPATAALYLQLGACFVVGPLFNPEVARVCNRRSVPYTPGCGTVSEVGAAQECGCDLCKVFPGDVLGPKFVKGLTAPMPWSKLMVTGGVEPTRENISAWFAAGVYCVGMGSKLFPKDKIAAADWQYISDKCAEAIGYAAECRTK; translated from the coding sequence ATGGCACGTTTTGATAAAATAGATGTATTGGCCAAGATGCGCATAACCGGCATCGTACCCGTGTTCTACCACTCCAATCCCGAGATTGCCAAGCAGGTGGTAAAAGCCTGCTACGACGGTGGAGTGAGGGCATTCGAGTTCACCAACCGTGGTGACTTCGCCCACGAGGTATTTGCCGAAGTTGTCAAGTATGCAGCCAAGGAGTGTCCTGAACTCGCCGTAGGTGTGGGTTCAGTGGTTGACCCCGCTACCGCCGCACTCTATCTGCAGCTTGGAGCCTGCTTCGTCGTTGGCCCGCTCTTCAATCCCGAAGTGGCACGCGTCTGCAACCGCCGTTCAGTACCCTACACCCCCGGATGCGGAACCGTGTCGGAGGTAGGTGCTGCCCAGGAGTGCGGATGCGACCTCTGCAAGGTATTCCCCGGCGATGTCCTCGGCCCGAAATTCGTTAAGGGACTCACCGCCCCCATGCCCTGGTCAAAGCTCATGGTAACAGGAGGCGTCGAGCCTACACGCGAAAACATCTCGGCTTGGTTTGCCGCAGGTGTCTACTGCGTGGGAATGGGTTCTAAGCTGTTCCCCAAGGACAAGATAGCAGCTGCCGACTGGCAATACATATCCGACAAGTGCGCTGAAGCGATTGGATATGCCGCTGAATGTCGCACCAAATAA
- a CDS encoding DUF4861 domain-containing protein has protein sequence MNALTKIFSCLAIGVAAVGCSNSTKSITVTNQLDIDRFDEITAVDMASLNLPAGESFVIVDSEGNEVPYQLTYDNLLIFPATVAANSSSDYTLRPGTPAPVDTLVYGRLFPERKDDMAWENDKSAYRAYGPALQASGERAFGYDIWTKSVETPILEHRYYEDRVNRVSFHVDHGNGMDVYAVGPTLGGGTAALLVDNDSIVYPYCFKEWEVLDNGPLRFTTRLVYNPLTVASDTNVVETRVISLDRGSHLNRTTVSYSGLSAKGRVAPGIVVHRQNPDGYSIDAENHYMAYADSTDNAANGNGVIFVGVMVPGEFDDMINKPLNAPVGDAVGHLLAPVEYTPDSPFTYYWGSGWSKGDVATMDEWEEELKSAYRKSQSPLKVTVK, from the coding sequence ATGAATGCATTAACAAAGATATTCAGCTGCCTCGCAATAGGCGTGGCAGCTGTAGGGTGCAGCAACTCAACCAAGAGCATCACAGTCACCAATCAGCTCGACATCGACCGCTTTGACGAAATCACCGCCGTCGACATGGCCTCACTGAACCTTCCCGCAGGCGAGAGCTTCGTGATTGTCGATTCCGAAGGCAATGAAGTGCCCTATCAGCTCACCTACGACAACCTGCTCATATTCCCGGCAACCGTAGCCGCCAACAGCAGCTCCGACTATACCCTTCGTCCCGGCACTCCCGCTCCCGTCGACACCCTCGTCTACGGTCGCCTGTTTCCCGAGCGCAAGGACGATATGGCCTGGGAGAACGACAAGAGCGCCTATCGTGCCTACGGCCCGGCCCTGCAAGCAAGCGGAGAACGCGCCTTCGGCTACGACATCTGGACAAAGTCGGTCGAAACCCCGATTCTCGAGCACCGTTACTATGAGGACCGCGTGAATCGCGTTTCATTCCATGTCGACCACGGCAACGGAATGGATGTCTATGCCGTCGGTCCCACTCTTGGAGGAGGCACAGCCGCTCTCCTTGTCGACAACGACAGCATCGTCTATCCCTACTGTTTCAAGGAGTGGGAAGTCCTCGACAACGGCCCGCTGCGCTTCACCACCCGTCTTGTCTACAACCCGTTGACAGTGGCAAGCGACACCAATGTAGTTGAAACCCGCGTCATTAGCCTTGATCGTGGTTCACACCTCAACCGCACGACTGTCAGCTACTCGGGACTCTCCGCTAAAGGCCGTGTGGCTCCCGGCATAGTCGTTCATCGACAGAACCCCGACGGCTACTCGATCGACGCCGAAAACCACTACATGGCCTATGCCGACTCTACCGACAATGCCGCCAACGGCAACGGCGTGATATTCGTTGGCGTAATGGTTCCAGGCGAATTCGACGACATGATCAACAAGCCGCTCAACGCCCCCGTAGGCGATGCCGTAGGCCATCTTCTCGCACCGGTGGAATACACCCCCGACTCCCCCTTCACCTACTACTGGGGTTCAGGATGGAGCAAAGGCGATGTAGCCACTATGGACGAGTGGGAGGAGGAACTGAAAAGCGCCTATCGCAAGTCGCAAAGCCCGTTGAAAGTCACCGTAAAATAA
- the kduI gene encoding 5-dehydro-4-deoxy-D-glucuronate isomerase, with amino-acid sequence MKSLFMSALIAASIAFGASAQSTSYTILRACHPDDVKNYDTNQLRSHFTMPKVMENDKINLTYSMYDRLIFGGVVPVAKTVTLETIDPLKAEYFLERRELGVINTGGPGIVSVDGKDYELNFKDALYVGRGNKNVTFRSKDAANPARFYINSTPAHKAYKTQLITIDGRKGSIKANSFAAGSMEESNDRVINQLIVANVLEEGPCQLQMGLTELKPGSVWNTMPAHTHDRRVEAYFYFNVPEGNAICHLMGEPQENRLIWLHNEQAVMSPEWSIHAAAGTSNYMFIWGMGGENLDYGDMDKVTYLEMR; translated from the coding sequence ATGAAATCTTTATTCATGTCAGCTCTGATTGCAGCTTCAATTGCCTTTGGAGCAAGCGCACAGTCGACAAGCTATACCATTTTGAGAGCATGTCATCCCGATGATGTCAAGAACTACGACACCAACCAGCTTCGCTCTCACTTCACTATGCCCAAGGTCATGGAAAATGATAAGATAAACCTTACCTACTCAATGTATGACCGACTCATTTTCGGTGGCGTGGTTCCCGTTGCAAAGACGGTGACACTTGAAACTATCGACCCGCTGAAGGCCGAATACTTCCTTGAACGCCGCGAACTCGGAGTCATCAACACCGGCGGCCCCGGCATAGTAAGTGTTGACGGCAAGGACTATGAGCTCAACTTCAAGGATGCCCTCTATGTGGGCCGTGGCAACAAGAATGTCACTTTCCGCAGCAAGGACGCGGCCAATCCTGCTCGATTCTACATCAACTCGACTCCGGCCCACAAAGCCTATAAGACCCAGCTCATAACGATCGACGGTCGCAAAGGCTCCATAAAGGCCAACTCTTTTGCAGCAGGTTCGATGGAGGAGAGCAACGACCGCGTAATCAATCAGCTCATCGTTGCCAATGTGCTTGAGGAAGGCCCCTGTCAGCTTCAGATGGGACTTACCGAACTCAAGCCCGGTAGCGTTTGGAACACCATGCCGGCTCACACTCACGACCGCCGCGTGGAAGCCTACTTCTACTTCAACGTTCCCGAAGGTAACGCAATCTGTCATCTGATGGGCGAGCCTCAGGAGAACCGACTCATCTGGCTCCACAATGAGCAGGCCGTAATGTCGCCCGAATGGTCGATACACGCCGCTGCCGGAACGAGCAACTACATGTTTATTTGGGGTATGGGTGGTGAAAACCTCGACTATGGCGACATGGACAAGGTCACCTACCTCGAAATGCGTTAG
- a CDS encoding DUF2264 domain-containing protein, whose amino-acid sequence MNFNTFINCSLVGLALTTSVAAFSATTKQSKEVRAIIDKVNTYWQSNNAPEVRAFWDNAAYHTGNMEAYFLTGNDAYREYSEKWAEHNQWKGAKSNDRANWKYSYGESDDYVLFGDWQICFQTYADLYNILPDDKRIRRAREVMEYEMSTPKHDYWWWADGLYMVMPVMTKLHKITGNKQYLDKLYEYITYSDSIMFDPEENLYYRDGKYVYPKHKSANGKKDFWARGDGWVLAGLAKVLKDLPAEYEHRKFFEDRYRNMADAVVKSQRPEGYWSRSMLDEEHAPGYETSGTAFFTYGLLWGINNGYLNDPKYLDAAQKGWNYLKNVALQKDGRVGYVQPIGEKAIPGQVVDSKSTANFGVGAFLLAACEYVRFLEKESNEDRAYWVDLLYKMAAPVLSNMAEGNLQKNMIVEVSPNWDGRNKGVTYMETFGRLMAGIAPWLSLPDDETDEGMKRKQLRDWALKSYRNAVDPESPDYLLWRGHGQALVDAAYIAESFLRGYDALWVPLDDTTKSRYIEEFSQLRRVDPPYTNWLLFSSTIEGLLAKAGAQYDEYRVNSAIRKVEEWYTGDGWYADGPEFAFDYYSSYVFHPMYLETLQALKDSKAYTRIHYSNYYNRALRRAQKYSIVLERLISPEGTFPVFGRSIPYRMATMQPLALMAWYEKLPAGLTNGQVRSALTAVMHRMFDDKENFNEGGFLTIGFAGRQPNIADWYTNNGSLYMTSLSFLPLGLPATHPFWTDAQQPWTSQKAWSGQPFPKDHHWGETEKFKDLF is encoded by the coding sequence ATGAACTTTAACACTTTCATCAACTGCTCCCTTGTGGGATTGGCGCTCACCACGTCAGTGGCCGCCTTCTCGGCAACAACCAAGCAATCCAAGGAAGTGCGTGCCATCATCGACAAGGTTAACACCTATTGGCAGAGCAACAACGCTCCCGAGGTAAGAGCCTTTTGGGACAATGCCGCCTATCACACCGGCAACATGGAGGCCTACTTCCTCACAGGAAATGACGCCTACCGTGAATACTCCGAAAAGTGGGCCGAGCACAACCAATGGAAAGGCGCCAAGAGCAACGACCGCGCCAACTGGAAATATAGCTATGGCGAAAGCGATGACTACGTACTCTTTGGCGACTGGCAGATATGCTTCCAGACTTATGCCGACCTCTACAACATCCTGCCCGACGACAAGCGCATTCGCCGCGCACGTGAAGTTATGGAATATGAAATGTCGACACCAAAACACGACTACTGGTGGTGGGCCGACGGACTCTACATGGTTATGCCTGTAATGACCAAACTTCACAAAATCACAGGAAACAAGCAATACCTCGACAAACTTTATGAATACATCACTTATAGCGACAGCATAATGTTTGACCCCGAGGAGAATCTATACTACCGCGACGGTAAATACGTATATCCCAAGCACAAAAGCGCCAATGGCAAAAAGGACTTTTGGGCTCGAGGCGACGGATGGGTTCTCGCCGGACTCGCAAAGGTGCTTAAAGACCTGCCTGCCGAATATGAACACCGAAAATTCTTTGAGGACAGATACCGCAACATGGCCGACGCCGTTGTCAAGTCGCAGCGTCCCGAAGGCTACTGGTCGCGCTCAATGCTCGACGAAGAGCACGCCCCCGGATACGAAACAAGCGGTACGGCATTCTTTACCTACGGCCTGCTGTGGGGCATCAACAACGGTTATCTGAATGATCCTAAATACCTCGATGCTGCTCAGAAAGGCTGGAACTACCTAAAGAATGTAGCCCTGCAGAAGGACGGCCGAGTTGGTTACGTTCAGCCCATCGGCGAAAAAGCAATCCCCGGACAGGTAGTCGACTCCAAATCAACAGCCAACTTCGGTGTAGGTGCATTCCTCCTCGCCGCATGTGAATATGTACGTTTCCTTGAAAAGGAGAGCAACGAAGACCGAGCCTACTGGGTCGACCTGCTCTATAAGATGGCAGCTCCCGTGCTAAGCAACATGGCCGAAGGCAACCTACAGAAAAACATGATTGTCGAGGTAAGCCCCAACTGGGACGGACGCAACAAGGGCGTAACCTACATGGAAACATTCGGACGCCTCATGGCCGGCATTGCTCCCTGGCTTTCCCTACCCGACGATGAAACCGACGAAGGCATGAAGCGTAAGCAGCTCCGCGACTGGGCTCTTAAAAGCTATCGCAATGCCGTTGACCCCGAGAGCCCCGACTACCTGTTGTGGCGAGGTCACGGTCAGGCGCTTGTCGACGCAGCTTATATAGCCGAAAGCTTTCTTCGCGGTTACGATGCACTGTGGGTGCCTCTTGACGACACCACCAAGAGCCGCTACATCGAGGAGTTCTCACAGTTGCGCCGTGTCGACCCTCCCTACACCAACTGGCTGCTGTTCTCATCAACCATCGAGGGACTGCTCGCAAAGGCCGGAGCGCAATACGATGAATATCGCGTAAACTCAGCCATCCGCAAAGTCGAAGAGTGGTACACCGGCGACGGATGGTATGCCGACGGACCCGAATTTGCATTCGACTACTACAGCAGCTATGTGTTCCACCCCATGTACCTTGAAACCCTTCAGGCTCTCAAGGACTCAAAGGCCTACACCCGCATCCACTACAGCAACTACTATAACCGCGCTCTCCGCCGTGCTCAGAAATACAGCATCGTGCTTGAACGACTCATTTCACCCGAAGGTACGTTCCCTGTATTCGGACGCTCAATCCCTTACCGCATGGCCACAATGCAGCCTCTCGCCCTCATGGCTTGGTACGAAAAGCTTCCCGCCGGACTCACCAACGGACAAGTGCGCTCGGCTCTTACCGCTGTAATGCACCGCATGTTTGACGACAAGGAAAACTTCAACGAAGGCGGCTTCCTCACCATTGGATTTGCAGGCCGCCAGCCCAATATCGCCGACTGGTACACCAACAACGGCAGCCTCTACATGACATCACTGTCATTCCTTCCTCTTGGCCTTCCTGCCACTCACCCTTTCTGGACCGATGCGCAACAACCATGGACAAGCCAGAAAGCGTGGTCAGGACAGCCCTTCCCCAAGGATCATCACTGGGGAGAAACCGAGAAATTCAAAGATTTATTTTAA
- a CDS encoding PTS galactitol transporter subunit IIC has product MEEVFKYIIGLGAAVMMPIIFTVLGLCIGIKFGDALKSGLKVGVGFVGLSVITALLTSSLGPALDTVVSIYDLQLHVFDMGWPAAAAVAYNTAVGAFIIPVCLGVNLLMLFTKTTRTVNIDLWNYWHFAFIGAVVYFASGSLAWGFFAAIICYAITLIIADMTAKKFQDFYEGMDGISIPQPFCGGFAPFAWIINKGLDRIPGFDKLNVDAEGLKKKFGLLGEPLFLGVIVGIAIGCLTCNSWAEIVDRIPYILGLGIKMGAVMELIPRVTVLFIEGLKPISDATRSLIARKFRGAEGLNIGMSPALVIGHPTTLVVSLLLIPVTIALAVFLPGNQFLPLASLAGMFYVFPLVLPFTRGNVVKTFIIGLVVIVIGLYMVTNLASWFTLAAKDVYVATGDSAVAIPQGFEGGSLDFASSPLAWIIFQCCQSLKWIGAGILVIFTMGLMWYNRVLIIRNQRAMIKDNSERIETTE; this is encoded by the coding sequence ATGGAAGAAGTTTTCAAATATATAATCGGACTTGGTGCTGCGGTGATGATGCCTATAATCTTCACCGTGCTCGGATTGTGCATCGGCATCAAGTTCGGCGACGCTCTTAAAAGCGGCCTTAAGGTGGGTGTAGGATTCGTGGGACTGTCGGTAATCACCGCCCTGCTCACATCGAGCCTCGGCCCGGCTCTCGACACGGTAGTCAGCATCTACGATCTGCAGCTGCATGTATTCGACATGGGCTGGCCCGCTGCCGCAGCCGTTGCCTACAACACGGCCGTGGGAGCATTCATCATCCCCGTGTGCCTCGGAGTCAACCTGTTGATGCTCTTCACCAAGACTACACGCACGGTCAACATTGACCTCTGGAACTACTGGCACTTCGCATTCATCGGAGCAGTTGTCTACTTTGCATCCGGATCGCTTGCATGGGGATTCTTCGCCGCCATTATATGCTATGCCATCACGCTTATAATAGCCGACATGACCGCCAAGAAATTCCAGGATTTCTACGAGGGCATGGACGGCATTTCGATTCCTCAGCCATTCTGCGGAGGATTCGCCCCCTTTGCATGGATTATCAACAAGGGTCTTGACCGAATTCCGGGCTTCGACAAGCTGAATGTCGATGCCGAAGGCCTGAAGAAAAAATTCGGTCTTCTCGGCGAACCCCTCTTCCTCGGAGTGATTGTAGGAATAGCCATCGGCTGCCTTACTTGCAATTCATGGGCCGAAATAGTCGACCGCATACCTTACATACTCGGACTCGGAATCAAGATGGGTGCCGTTATGGAACTCATTCCTCGTGTCACTGTGCTTTTCATCGAGGGACTGAAGCCCATAAGCGATGCTACGCGCAGCCTCATCGCACGCAAGTTCCGCGGAGCCGAGGGATTGAACATCGGCATGAGCCCGGCGCTCGTCATCGGTCACCCCACCACCCTTGTGGTGTCGTTGCTCTTGATTCCCGTCACCATCGCGCTTGCGGTATTCCTGCCCGGCAACCAGTTCCTTCCCCTCGCCTCGCTTGCGGGAATGTTCTACGTGTTCCCCCTCGTTCTCCCCTTCACCCGCGGTAATGTCGTAAAGACATTCATCATCGGTCTTGTAGTCATCGTCATCGGTCTGTACATGGTCACCAATCTGGCTTCATGGTTCACGCTTGCAGCCAAGGATGTATATGTCGCCACAGGCGACAGTGCCGTAGCGATACCGCAGGGATTTGAGGGTGGAAGCCTTGATTTTGCATCAAGTCCGCTCGCTTGGATAATATTCCAATGCTGTCAATCGTTAAAATGGATAGGTGCCGGAATCCTTGTCATCTTCACGATGGGGCTTATGTGGTACAACCGAGTGCTCATAATCCGCAACCAGCGTGCAATGATTAAGGACAATTCCGAGCGCATTGAAACGACCGAATAA
- a CDS encoding gluconate 5-dehydrogenase, translated as MVNFSLEGKVALVTGAAYGIGLAIAQAFAEAGAKIVYNCSRRETLERGAAAYKELGIDAKGYLCDVTDEESVKAMVADIEATVGTIDILVNNAGIIKRIPMEEMAADEFRRVIDVDLVGPFICSKAVIPGMKKKGHGKIINICSMMSELGRETVSAYAAAKGGLKMLTRNIASEYGEFNIQCNGIGPGYIATEQTAPLRERQPDGSRHPFDSFIIAKTPAARWGTPDDLKGPAVFLASDASDFVNGHVLYVDGGILAYIGKQPK; from the coding sequence ATGGTAAATTTTTCACTTGAAGGAAAAGTGGCGTTAGTAACCGGAGCCGCTTATGGAATTGGACTCGCAATCGCTCAGGCATTTGCTGAAGCCGGAGCTAAAATAGTATATAACTGCTCACGCCGTGAAACACTTGAACGCGGAGCTGCCGCCTACAAGGAGCTTGGCATCGACGCCAAGGGCTATCTTTGTGATGTAACCGACGAGGAATCGGTAAAGGCTATGGTAGCCGACATCGAAGCCACCGTAGGCACAATCGACATCCTTGTCAACAATGCCGGTATAATCAAGCGCATACCTATGGAAGAGATGGCCGCCGACGAGTTCCGTCGTGTGATTGATGTCGACCTCGTTGGACCGTTCATCTGCTCAAAGGCCGTCATTCCCGGCATGAAAAAGAAAGGACACGGCAAAATCATCAACATCTGCTCAATGATGAGCGAGCTCGGCCGCGAAACAGTATCGGCCTATGCAGCAGCAAAGGGCGGATTGAAGATGCTCACCCGCAACATAGCATCGGAATATGGCGAATTCAACATCCAGTGCAACGGTATCGGTCCGGGCTACATCGCAACAGAGCAGACCGCTCCCCTGCGTGAACGCCAGCCCGACGGAAGCCGCCACCCCTTCGACTCATTCATTATCGCAAAGACTCCGGCAGCTCGCTGGGGAACTCCCGACGACCTCAAGGGTCCGGCCGTATTCCTCGCTTCCGACGCTTCCGACTTCGTCAACGGACATGTACTTTATGTCGACGGAGGCATCCTTGCTTACATCGGTAAACAGCCCAAGTAA
- a CDS encoding sigma-70 family RNA polymerase sigma factor produces the protein METNNIAGVMPECQCFRSDSSDDVIAKAYVGHRDGILRYIHSAINNRAEAEDLTQDVFLRILDYRMLINEATIKFFMYKIARNLICDYLRRHQVRQECYDYMYYNVSSRETESADCLAIAKDIASLERDIIARLSPQRRAAYRMKRFGLMTCNEIACRLKLSARTVENHYRHACLEIRDYMKRCI, from the coding sequence ATGGAAACAAACAACATCGCCGGTGTAATGCCCGAATGCCAGTGTTTTCGGAGTGATTCATCGGATGATGTGATTGCCAAGGCATACGTGGGTCATCGTGACGGGATATTGCGTTACATACACTCGGCCATAAACAACAGAGCGGAAGCCGAGGACTTGACTCAGGATGTGTTCTTGCGGATTCTCGATTACAGGATGCTTATAAATGAAGCGACAATAAAGTTCTTCATGTATAAAATCGCCAGGAACCTGATATGTGACTATCTGCGTCGCCATCAAGTAAGGCAGGAGTGTTACGACTACATGTATTATAATGTGTCGTCGCGGGAAACCGAATCGGCCGATTGCCTCGCGATAGCGAAAGATATCGCATCGCTTGAGCGTGACATCATAGCTCGGTTGTCGCCGCAGAGAAGAGCCGCCTACAGGATGAAGCGTTTCGGGCTCATGACATGCAACGAAATCGCCTGCCGGTTGAAGCTGTCGGCTCGCACTGTCGAAAACCATTATCGACACGCTTGTCTTGAAATAAGAGATTACATGAAGAGATGTATATGA
- a CDS encoding sugar kinase: MSKIVTLGEIMLRLSPEGNSRFVQVDSFDVIWGGGEANVAVSCANYGHNAYFVSKLPKHEIGQAAVNALRRYGVNTDFIARGGDRVGIYYCETGASMRPSKVIYDRAHSAIAEAKPEDFDFDAIMEGADWFHWSGITPAISDAAAELTRLACEAAKRHGVTVSVDLNFRKKLWTTEKAQQVMRPLMKYVDVCIGNEEDAELCLGFKPDADVEAGETSAEGYRGIFRAMAEEFGFKYVVSTLRESFSATHNGWKAMIYNGTDFYESRRYDINPIVDRVGGGDSFSGGLIHGLLTMSTQGEALEFAVAASALKHTVPGDFNLVSIAEVEALAGGNANGRVQR; encoded by the coding sequence ATGAGTAAAATAGTTACATTAGGCGAAATCATGCTCCGTCTGTCGCCCGAAGGCAACAGCCGGTTTGTTCAAGTCGACTCATTCGATGTCATTTGGGGTGGAGGTGAGGCAAATGTCGCAGTCAGCTGCGCCAATTACGGCCACAACGCATACTTTGTCAGCAAACTTCCCAAGCACGAAATAGGACAGGCTGCCGTAAACGCACTCCGCCGCTACGGCGTGAACACCGACTTTATTGCACGCGGAGGCGACCGCGTGGGCATCTACTACTGCGAAACAGGAGCCTCGATGCGTCCGTCAAAGGTCATCTACGACCGCGCTCACTCGGCAATCGCCGAAGCAAAGCCCGAAGACTTCGACTTTGACGCTATTATGGAAGGTGCCGACTGGTTCCACTGGAGCGGAATCACACCGGCCATAAGCGATGCTGCAGCCGAGCTTACTCGCCTTGCCTGCGAAGCGGCCAAGCGTCACGGTGTAACTGTATCGGTCGACCTCAATTTCCGCAAGAAGCTGTGGACTACCGAAAAAGCTCAACAGGTAATGCGTCCGTTGATGAAATATGTCGATGTGTGCATCGGCAATGAAGAGGATGCCGAACTATGCCTCGGATTCAAGCCCGATGCCGATGTCGAAGCCGGTGAAACTTCAGCCGAAGGCTATCGCGGCATCTTCCGCGCAATGGCCGAAGAGTTCGGATTTAAATATGTCGTGTCGACTCTCCGCGAATCATTCTCGGCAACCCATAACGGTTGGAAGGCTATGATCTACAACGGCACCGACTTCTACGAGTCGCGTCGCTACGACATCAACCCCATCGTTGACCGCGTAGGTGGCGGCGATTCATTCTCAGGCGGCCTTATTCACGGTCTTCTCACCATGTCGACCCAAGGTGAGGCGCTCGAGTTTGCGGTAGCCGCATCGGCACTTAAGCATACAGTTCCCGGCGACTTCAACCTCGTCAGCATAGCCGAAGTGGAGGCTCTTGCCGGAGGAAACGCCAACGGACGAGTACAGCGATAG
- a CDS encoding DDE transposase: MKLRKISEITATLPFTEFDFMQKYRESFAVSELGRIHAQLPLKELAEKIRSHFPKTHPQGNTPMFPPEGEVALMFLKPYTGQSDDGLIEMLNGSIHIQMFCGVLIDPANPIKNGKIVSAIRQRIAGALDIKELQKLLYDKWGGLLKDKNLCLTDATCYESHLRFPTDVKLLWECCEWIQSLIKKTCKALKERLPRNKYRDIDRDRLTYAKHRKHTRAATAKLRRRLLGLLSKQIGQWNRICKIHTVDITLTAEQSKRLSALKEVYRQQSALAQKKEVKHRIVSIDRPYIRPIVRGKENKRVEFGVKVNNIQIDGISFIEHHSFEAFNEGVRLQECIEYQQELTGIKVTRVGADTIYANNDNRRYCTENGMTTCFVRKGPKPKDEDADISTARRIIGTLRSTAMEGSFGNQKQHYSVGRIAARNSRSETLLLFFGIHMANAATLAARQLAIEEKEKQLQKQRA; this comes from the coding sequence TCGCGAGAGTTTTGCCGTAAGCGAGCTCGGGCGCATCCATGCGCAATTGCCATTGAAAGAACTGGCAGAGAAAATCCGTTCGCATTTTCCCAAAACGCATCCTCAGGGCAACACTCCGATGTTCCCGCCGGAGGGAGAGGTGGCGCTGATGTTTCTCAAGCCATATACCGGACAGTCGGATGACGGCCTGATCGAGATGCTCAACGGCAGTATACACATACAGATGTTCTGCGGGGTGCTCATAGATCCGGCCAACCCCATAAAGAACGGCAAGATAGTCAGTGCTATCCGTCAGCGTATAGCCGGAGCTCTTGATATCAAAGAACTACAGAAATTGCTGTATGACAAGTGGGGCGGTTTGTTAAAAGACAAGAACCTGTGCCTGACCGACGCCACCTGTTACGAGAGCCATCTGCGATTCCCGACAGATGTAAAGCTGTTGTGGGAATGCTGCGAGTGGATTCAATCACTTATAAAAAAGACCTGCAAGGCGTTGAAGGAACGGTTGCCACGCAACAAGTATCGTGATATTGACCGCGACAGACTCACCTATGCCAAGCATCGCAAGCACACCAGGGCGGCAACCGCCAAACTCCGCCGTCGATTGCTCGGCCTGCTTTCCAAACAGATAGGTCAATGGAACAGAATCTGCAAGATACACACCGTTGACATCACGCTCACCGCAGAGCAAAGCAAGCGTCTCAGTGCATTAAAAGAGGTGTATCGCCAGCAGAGCGCACTTGCTCAGAAAAAGGAGGTGAAACACCGTATCGTCAGCATAGACCGTCCGTACATCCGTCCTATTGTCAGAGGCAAGGAGAACAAGCGAGTGGAGTTCGGAGTCAAGGTCAACAACATCCAGATTGACGGAATTTCATTCATCGAACACCATTCCTTCGAAGCCTTCAACGAGGGCGTGAGATTACAGGAGTGTATTGAATATCAACAGGAACTGACCGGTATCAAAGTGACCAGGGTAGGGGCAGACACCATCTATGCCAACAACGACAACCGGCGGTATTGCACCGAAAACGGCATGACGACCTGTTTTGTCCGCAAAGGCCCGAAGCCCAAGGATGAAGATGCTGACATAAGCACAGCCCGACGAATAATCGGGACACTGCGCTCTACCGCCATGGAGGGCAGTTTCGGTAATCAGAAACAACACTACAGCGTTGGCCGGATAGCGGCACGCAACTCCCGCAGCGAAACCCTGCTGCTCTTTTTCGGCATCCACATGGCAAACGCCGCAACACTTGCCGCCCGACAACTCGCCATCGAAGAAAAAGAGAAGCAGTTACAAAAACAGCGAGCGTGA